GAATAATACCTGAATCAGGACGTCCCCTTGGACTTCTAGCTTTTTTCCCAGTAGATTTAGGGAAATCCTCATAATCTAagaaaagaataagaaaaaaaggTTGTGAGCAACAGCAGAAAAACCAACAGTCACATAACATATAAAAGAAAAAAGTATGCAACCTGATCTGGGGCGCTTTGATGAGTTTGATCTTGAATTAGATTTTGCAAGATCTACATGGATAGAACAGTTCTTCTCAAGGTCAAATATCAATCCCTGTAGAAAATAAGTGATTCAGAAAATCAGCACTCACAATTCAGAACTTAGACACGACAGATTATTGTCCAGCATAACTTCTGACACAGAAACTCAGTCTCGAAACAGAAATTCATCCAAATCGTAAGGAAGTGAGAGCAATTGTATAATGGGGAAAGAATAACTGGATGCGATGCTTAATCATGGCGAGTCGAGATCTTACATTTGTGGCACTCATTGCAGCTAGCGCAGACGGCTGATCTGCAAACACAGCAAACGCATACGACTGCAGCGCAGAAAAATCAGGTTGGGTTAAGTACAACATCCAAGGACCAAGTCTGCAAACCCTAGAGTGGGGCGAAAGGGCGGCTGGGGGGTCAAACCTGGGTGGATTTGCCGGAGCGGACGTGGGAGGAGACGTAGCCGGGGAAGTCGCGGAAGAGGTTGTAGACCTCGCGCGGCTTGACGTCGGCGGGGAGGCCGGCGATGAAGAGGGTGCGCAGCTCGTCGCGCGGCGGCGCCAGGGGCTCCGCGCGGTCGAAGTAGCCGCCGTACGCGGGCGGAGGGTGCGCCGCGAGGTAGGCGTGCTCGTGCTGGCGGTACGTGCCGTACGAGGAGGTGCCCGGCGGGGGAGGGGGCAGGGTAGCGTAGGAGgccctgggaggcggcgggttgtagTAGGAGGCGGCCATGCGCGCGGCGCGGGCGGGCAatgggggaggggcggcggcgcggtgcggcggcgggggaggggcgGTGGGGGCCTGTGTCGAGGGTTTCCGTCGCCGTCCGGCGGAATCTGCGGCGGTGCTCGGGCGCCTGTGGGCTGggttgtttgggtttgggtttgggcTTCCGATTTGGGGCGGCCGCGGGCGTCGTTGTCGGCCGGGACTCTCACGGCGACCGGTGCGGTGCCTATCCGCTCTGACGGGATTTTACCGACTCAGACCTTGGTTAAAGGGCATGGCCAATGCATTGCCTCGGGTGATAATCATCGTTATAGCTGGTACGTAGGAGTGCAATAGTTAGACGTAAATATgtgttattttattaatgcatggcATACATCCCACTCTCATATAATGCCTAAGAGCACGTGTTGCAGCTTGCGTTTATTTTATAGCCGGCTCTTTTTCTCTCCCCTCCATGTTTAGCAGAAATATAATATTTTAACTTTTATAGCCCGCTTACATAAACTAATTGTACTTGCTCTCATGTGAGATACGGGTCCTGCGAACTTGTAGTTCATTTGCAATTGCAAGTGCAAAAAGAAATTTTGTGATTCGTTTTTTTAACAAAAAGAAAATTTGTGATCCATTTGAACCTTCTTTTTGCTAGACAATTACGTACAATTTCCAGTTTTACTATTTCTCATGTCATAGCGTCAGCCATCTTTTCTAGTTCATTTCGAGCTCGTCGAAGAAGGAGGGACCTTATAGACCCACTATTTATATTAGGGGatatgacgccctcgattcaatcataaactaatcatacacgcaaatgtgtacgatcaagatcaaggactcacggaaagatatcacaacacaactctagacacaaattaaaataatacaagctttatattacaagccagggcctcgagggctcgaatacataaactTGAAAACAcaggagtcagcggaagcaacaatatctgagtacagacataagttagacaagattgccttaagaaggctagcacaaaagcatctacgatcgaaaaggcaaggcctcctgcctgggagcctcctaactactcctggtcatcgtcggtctccacgtagtagtaggcatcggcggtggcatctggctcctgggctccgacgtctggttgcatcaaccggaaagaagaagaaagggggaaaagggggagcaaagcaaccgtgagtactcatccaaagtactcgcaagcaaggatctacattacatatgcaacattatcaaaagaaggctgtatatgtggactgggctacagaaatgccagaatagagggaaagcctagtcctatcgaagactagcatcttctggaaaaccaccatcttgcagcaacaggagggagtagagtagcataaagtaaagtagtagaagtgttatcaacctcggccagagatcctttctcgactccctgcgagaaagcaatcccagagccatactatccaagtgtcaacacattccaattctcatcaccatccgttTCTCATCACaaaccatttctcatcacaagtatccagttctagttgtatcgatcgggatacaactccaagtgtccattaccgtaggacaggctatcgatagatgttttcttccctgcaggggtgcaccaacttacccaccacgctcgattaactccggccggacacactttcctgggtcatgcccggcctcggccaaaacaatacgccgcaacccgacctaggcttaatagagaggccagcacgccggactaaacctatgcccccaggggtcatgggccatctccccggaaactcctgcacgttgcgtacgcggccggtgagcagacctagctacctccttcaacaagggaggtgcttaccagtccaacccggcgcgcgccgctcagtcgctgacgtctattaagcttcggctgatgtatacgacgcagaacgcccatattatgcccacgtgatggttagtgctatcaggccagaggcccctcagatcaaatatccaaatcgtagtggattaggaacgcgcggtaacgagcagagactcacgatcgatgtgaccccgtcgccccgtctcgagtacttgcgacaagggctaagaatgcccggccacgcctcgtaagtatcttgcgggcaccttccaggtcaacccgactccacatcactcgctattaagctcgcgcgggtacccctcagggtcgacccgtctttagtaacatggttcagtgtaaagtcatagtaaccatagtaactgtgtgtctaacaccaaggtgaaaacccgaggaatcaccctcggtgaattccactcgatgttatcatcaaggtgaacgtaagaggatccaccctcgaggttcacacttgaggggttgcacgacagagccgtaacggaagtggttaaggaggaaatcaccctcgatgacctcggccgtatagctacactactgagatctcatcaggagtgatgtaagaggttccaccctcggaacTCGATGGTAActatgcagagtcgtacaactaggggggtgatgtgcggtgtcggggcctggacgtcgatcacgttgatcgagtcattgaacataaagcggggcaactgggacaaggtgggggtcactgatggatcactaaccaacctatactaagcagtttaggataagcaggtaaggtataaaagcaggtaacaacaacatgctatgcatcagagtaggatcatacagaaagcagtagcagttctaatgcaagcatgagagggaaagaaatgggcgatatcggaatgatcaaggagggtttgcttgcctggttgctctggcaaggaggggggtcgtcgtcaacgtagtcgatcataagggcagcatcggtctcggggtctaccggagagaagagggggaagaaatagtaaatataaagcaaacatagcaccacaaagTATAACATGGCTATAAGATGCGCCGGGagtgacctaacgcggtaggaggtgataccggcgaaggggggaaacattcgggaaagtatccccggtgtttctcgttttcggacagatgaaccagagggggaaagttgcgtgttcgctatgctagggacatgtgacagatgaacggaccgcatattcggattcgtctcgttgttatgagcaactttcatgtacaaagttttttcatccgagccacggtttaatttctatgaatttctaaaggttTTAGACATATTCTGGAATTAAtactaattcaaaaaaaagattaaATTGCTACGTGCACACACAAAGTGTACATAGCAAAGTAGCATAGAGGCTGACAGGGGGTTCTATTGACTGGCCAGTCAGCAGTCAACTGAGACTGTTGACTAGTCAAAGGGAccaggggacccacatgtcattgactgggtTATCCCAGTCAATAGTTTGACTGGTCAATGGGGCCAGTGGGACCCATGCGTCATAGGTACACATTTTAACAGGTTTTATTACTCTAGTTAAGCTAGATGGGGTCCACCAGTCAGTGTCTATTAGTTAAAAAATCTAGGTAATTAGATTAATAGACCTAACTAATTATCAGTCGGCTCTGGCTGGGCACGCACGTAAGCGAGTGCGGCGGCCACCAGGCCGTGCCCACGCACGGGCGCACCTAGGGGCGCCGGTGGCTGAACCTGCAATGGCAATAACATGCGGCTGCACTAGCAGCACGATAACAGGCAGCAGGAAGTGGCACTAGCAGTGGCAAGCAGTAGAGCAAAAGCAGCAGCGGCGACTAGTCGCGGGAGTAGCAGCGGCAGCTGCTGCGGCTTCCAGCAGGAGCGACAAGGCAGGTGGGGCTGGCGCGCACTGGGCGGCCAAGGCCAAGGCCCGACGCGGCTAGAGGCCCGCGAGCGCGGCTAGGGGCGCGTCAATGGAACAACGAACAGGGGCGCGCGGGCGCGCGAAGCCGAGCTCCCTGTCATGGCGGCCAACATGTGGGGCGGTCAAACGACGACGAATTTGAGGGGAAAGAAAAGGGGAACAGAGAGAGGAGCTCACATCGAGCCTGTAGGTGAGCAAAGCGGCTCGGGGAGGTTCCGGTGAGGCCAAATCGAAGACGGCAAGCAGCGGGGCGGAGATTGAAGATGACCTCGATCCGGTCGATGTGGGGGCTCCCGGCTTGAGCTCGTGGCCGCAGACGACATAGTGgacggcggcggtcctcctggACTCGCCTGCGTGGAGAGGTGCgtgcggtggccgcggcaacgatgGGGAGGAACTCGGTCACACGGAGCTTACGCGTCTGAGATTGAGCAGAAGGGGATGAGGAAGACAGGGGATCGAGGGGGAACGGATGTGGGCGGTATAGGGTTTCGCTGCAGGGGCTAGGGATCGGCCTTATCTCCTCCGGAGCTCGGGTGGATGCCCGACGTGTGTGCATCGCCGGTCATGGTGCCGGTGGATGGGCGACACGCCCTCTGTGTACAGGAGAAAGGAGATGTGGAGTAGGTGGGCTGGGCCATAGGTCAGAGGCCGAGTAGGCCCTTACTCTTTTctggttttctgttttttagacagAGACAACTAGGGAAAGGTTTGGGCTACCAAAATACTTTGAAAAATTGTGGGACTAGGCCACTTAAATTCTTTGTAGTGTTTGGCAttgccacaaaaagtttgagggGCAACCAAACCCATTTGGATTTTGCACAAATAAAATAGCATTTTGAAAAGCCGAAATGGCACTATTTTAATTGCTATAGTCCATCTTGGCTTggaggtgatgttgttttccttaacaatcatttgttatggaatttttgacaaatgatgaacattttagttttcatgtctgaCAAATATGATTTTTGgactttaatttaaatttgaaatttgGAGCGAATTCaacgcgagtttaacaacagtaatcatgatgacgtggcatcattagcagagaattactgtagcttaattatccgggcgtcacaattctcctccactacaagaaatctcattccgagatttaaggggtggagtaagggggaaagacccGGGAAGGACGAAGCTCAACATAGGATAGGTACCTAGGGGCTATCTCGgggaacgtggcatagaggcatctcgagTTGATATTCAAGagagtcatcgagagcaaggttaggagagcaataagaagcttcaaccgggCAGGCAATCCTTCATTGCCTGAATTAGAgggtgaatggggttcagagcaatgggaataagtatggcTTATGATActggaatagatcactaggaaggtggctcgtgatttacatacgaatccaagcatgaggaacaattttggaaaacagggatgtacaagagagtcaggttgcgatcctgtggaattgtgggttatgggcccaccatgtgtgttAAGGGTAGgaagagcggtgacatcttgcacggtgatGATAGTAAGGCAACTCAgggggtagcctgtcagttatgttggcaacaacattggtaccaagggcgaggaagaaagagaactattttcctgctcgattaaatgaggcggaccaataggcgaaGTTCTCGTCCACCGGCGGTTACCGGATTGTCATCAACAGTAGCAACAGGGTTATACTTGACATGGTTGTaccccgaggtgtttacataagcagggaaatattactgcttatatcatatagattaccagaaaggttaaacaaaacaatggaatagAAAATGTGTTTAGACACAAGATTTAGGAGTGTAACTTTTCCCAAGGAAAAGTAGAGCATGATATAGATGTTAGATCAACAATTACATCACCATTTGGATAAAGGGGCAAGGTAATTCATggtgttacccatacaacggtgtttggataatagagcaagaaacatttagcattgcgccAACAATGTTCTTAATGATGTTCGGAGTCATGCTTTGGGGTAGCATTGGCATGAtcatcaggtaaaggtcggaccTTGGGAACACAAAGGATACATCAGGAATTTTAGAACATCTCATGCAATTTTATCAGGGAAAAGATGAGGAGGTGGCCGATGGGTTAAgcagcaatccatcgacatgtcaaaaagatgtgtttccaaaattatatgaacaagtttgtgttggggaagacaagaatgttgtgatgataacataaatcatcgaggggaggattgtatttctcaccatgaatttcattgatatcctggaaaatctcagaatgttgatgatgatcacgacgcatttgtcgagagatttcatgaagatgtcacCGAGCAGAGAAGGAAGGAAgaagtgaaaggctatgagaaccacggattcgacacaagctcaaagtcaagcttgttgttcCGAGGTGAAAtggtaagatgaggaagatcgacataagcttagctcattgtcggaagttgctccgggcataaggaccaggtagcacagttaaaaagttgacaTGAAAAAAAAATAGTcggtcaggctaggaatgacttgaaggacaaTTACACTCGTAAGcaaacaaaaattacttagagttgtTGAATCGAAGTGCAAAATCGACTCACTTATcaatgttctcgagtgactaataactcggaACCCGGGGAAAATCTGAAGTCGGTGAGAagtaatactagatgaagactcatggGAAGCAACAGAGTTCCTTGTTATTCTCGAGATATCGGAGGGTAATACTCGAGAGAAGATAAAAATAGAGGTTGCGGATATGCATTGATCTGCAAAGGGCAAGTGctctaacttgtctgagaaatggtatCAGGGAGAAATATGGTCGGAATCACAATTGTAAAGGATCAATTcatagataccagatgatattatatcaaggaattagttattataacaagaagcttccatgataggatctacatcatgtccatgggcatgaacacaaaggttcagggtcgactcccacttctataatgcataacctttcattttacttctcgctcttgatgaagctGTTGTATTGAAATTCTGTCTGatgaaaagccagtagagtataatcCACATAACTTTCGAGTTCGcatagattagggaaggcataggttcaacccatcggggcatcttaggaacatatatcataaatttcgagaataaataacacaagctcggtagtagagcatgcttgagaaagcggaggatacaatttaccaaaagcattatgtatccgaggaaaggctcacaagcttattgaatatgaaggacgtggtCGGATAAAATCTGAAAAAGGGGTCTggtggtcctcaagggatctgatgtgagtatcggtactcacccaaaagaagaaagaattcaaggatatcagattatagaaacaactaactaactcaaagttcaattgcaaaggaattatgaattccaagacaagggatcagaagcaatgctctgattagggatggataggtagaatagccttaggggtacaatcgatggcgatttgattgaTCGAGATTCAGCACAAGTTaagatgacgtctgagccggaaggatgaattctaggatctgattgaggattgcgagcattcacaacatattgtaCCAACGGACTCAAcatgataatgacaaaggctgacaataagattactagacttatggtattaaccataatgcaagcaagcaagaaattcaagaacaataggctgttgaggattttcacaagaacgaatggtattacgaagacttttgtgaagtacatgaatcaactgaggatgagcggatactcgataggtacaagaagttatccgtaggggtattcaggtgacaaaaaactgcaa
This portion of the Triticum dicoccoides isolate Atlit2015 ecotype Zavitan chromosome 7A, WEW_v2.0, whole genome shotgun sequence genome encodes:
- the LOC119330237 gene encoding protein WHI3-like, which produces MAASYYNPPPPRASYATLPPPPPGTSSYGTYRQHEHAYLAAHPPPAYGGYFDRAEPLAPPRDELRTLFIAGLPADVKPREVYNLFRDFPGYVSSHVRSGKSTQSYAFAVFADQPSALAAMSATNGLIFDLEKNCSIHVDLAKSNSRSNSSKRPRSDYEDFPKSTGKKARSPRGRPDSGAGSNIHMSGMGNSSHSLNGYPAQSYMDFGSSAAFSKDPAIFAPQNNPPCPTLFVANLGQTVSDHELTDVFSSYEGFIKLKMQNKFGAPVAFVDFKDDRSSTEALNRLQGAILQSSSGEGMRLEYAKSRMGLRKQRDNRS